The Methanocella arvoryzae MRE50 genome includes a region encoding these proteins:
- a CDS encoding MarR family transcriptional regulator: MRDEDQVYREIRNFMVHQFGLRSDTNMIVEQEIGEDTGPVRPDLILDDGCRRYYVEIAPKSGLNKVSQLALFKELLKADNNYRENDRFILLYKTMSSKVEDIAEKVGITPVRAPLDLKLSVFERSGSSQKVKMTTRGSWKVIYYLLRHGPASIKQVSKCTGVSYGWAHAVITGLADQGLAVKEYDSARITDQTKLFNGIAWERPLESLKIAEVAVVYDKPYTAAREISHNLKDYGIKCAFNSFTAGGLYTGRVIRHDMAYMYLKKDDLAHFKDMFARNYGGGLKVKIYTPDRDVFSDATELESVTVTSPEQTLLDLAGIGYGSVELTKAMAEYHETQ, from the coding sequence ATGAGAGACGAAGATCAGGTTTATCGTGAAATTCGTAACTTCATGGTACATCAATTTGGGCTCCGTAGCGATACAAATATGATCGTAGAGCAGGAGATCGGCGAGGATACCGGTCCTGTCCGCCCCGATTTGATACTTGACGACGGATGCCGACGTTACTATGTGGAAATTGCCCCTAAGTCGGGCTTGAACAAAGTATCACAGCTAGCCCTTTTCAAGGAACTGCTCAAGGCAGATAACAATTACCGTGAAAATGATCGGTTTATCTTGCTTTATAAAACGATGTCCAGTAAAGTTGAGGACATCGCCGAAAAAGTCGGGATCACCCCTGTAAGGGCCCCGCTTGATCTTAAGTTATCTGTGTTTGAGCGCTCTGGCTCTTCCCAAAAGGTAAAAATGACGACGAGAGGGTCATGGAAGGTCATTTACTACTTGTTGCGGCATGGTCCTGCATCGATTAAGCAGGTTTCGAAATGCACGGGAGTCTCCTATGGCTGGGCACACGCGGTGATCACCGGTCTGGCGGATCAGGGACTGGCGGTAAAAGAGTACGATTCTGCCAGAATCACTGATCAGACCAAGCTGTTTAACGGTATTGCATGGGAAAGACCTTTGGAATCGTTAAAAATCGCCGAAGTAGCCGTAGTTTACGACAAACCATATACAGCTGCCCGGGAGATCAGTCATAACTTGAAAGATTACGGTATCAAATGCGCCTTTAACAGCTTTACCGCCGGTGGCTTATACACAGGCAGGGTCATCCGGCATGACATGGCTTATATGTATTTAAAAAAGGACGACCTGGCGCATTTCAAAGATATGTTCGCTAGAAATTATGGTGGTGGACTAAAAGTAAAGATCTATACCCCTGACCGGGATGTCTTTTCGGATGCGACAGAACTGGAATCGGTCACGGTTACCTCTCCCGAGCAAACACTTCTTGACCTGGCCGGCATCGGCTATGGCAGCGTTGAGTTGACTAAGGCGATGGCAGAGTATCATGAGACCCAGTAG